A window of Primulina tabacum isolate GXHZ01 chromosome 4, ASM2559414v2, whole genome shotgun sequence contains these coding sequences:
- the LOC142542101 gene encoding uncharacterized protein LOC142542101 isoform X1, with the protein MMCVSLPGFGNQHMMITGGIDLSSVAMPPLGTFGRYDFDCIHGCWSACGKGKLNYMTAKTARNAAVKKMNRSLSPLASCTVAVAAVSCNSSRANLYKELLEAARVKFTREICFQSKDKDISLAKALLYVAVEDEALLAFNREIDAHSVRNERREMPSPSNMQSWNCVEAMPIAGKNMNEWLIELDTISREVEAELVSRDIGCDLVEVLDAVNKVLFELRRFKRSPVLVDSKCLYLHTVLSSGCASAILLSVIYIEVCRRLNLTIVGSRVGEDFLIWPPTRNPEELFRTTSGHSLFGIVNGKCVDDPRSKASDINSNSLLGLDIATNRDIVGISLANLIRLYWKRASKMNYGLMLTSPLRPFHKSEGKFNNDRGSNVPLLRPQELRLAIMASERLLILQPHNWALRRDFGMMLYYNREYEEAVQELSICMAFAPEEEAEILERFVEKLNLMQLETSWKSWEQKGGWLTVP; encoded by the exons ATGATGTGTGTTTCTTTACCTGGGTTTGGTAACCAGCACATGATGATTACTGGAGGGATCGACTTATCTTCTGTCGCTATGCCGCCTTTGGGAACTTTTGGCAG gtatgattttgattgtattcaTGGATGTTGGAGTGCCTGTGGCAAAGGGAAATTGAACTATATGACTGCTAAAACAGCTAGAAATGCTGCAGTTAAAAAGATGAATCGGAGCCTTTCACCTCTGGCTTCTTGTACTGTGGCCGTAGCAGCCGTGTCGTGTAATTCGTCGAGGGCCAATTTGTACAAGGAG CTTCTTGAGGCTGCGAGAGTGAAATTTACTCGGGAGATATGTTTTCAGTCCAAGGACAAAGATATCTCACTTGCAAAG GCTTTGCTTTATGTGGCTGTTGAAGATGAGGCATTGTTGGCTTTTAACCGTGAAATCGACGCCCATTCAGTCCGTAATGAACGAAGAGAGATGCCATCACCGTCTAACATGCAATCATGGAACTGTGTGGAAGCTATGCCAATAGCCGGAAAGAATATGAATGAGTGGTTGATTGAGCTAGACACGATATCAAGGGAAGTCGAAGCCGAGCTTGTGTCGAGAGATATAGGATGCGATTTAGTAGAAGTTTTGGATGCTGTGAACAAAGTTCTTTTCGAATTGAGACGTTTCAAAAGGTCGCCTGTACTAGTAGATTCAAAGTGTTTGTACTTGCACACTGTATTAAGCTCTGGATGCGCCAGTG caatTTTGCTAAGTGTGATTTATATCGAAGTTTGCCGACGACTTAATCTGACCATTGTGGGATCTCGTGTTGGGGAAGATTTTTTGATATGGCCCCCAACCAGGAACCCTGAG GAATTATTCAGGACAACCTCTGGACATAGCTTGTTCGGGATTGTTAATGGAAAGTGTGTTGACGACCCTCGATCTAAGGCCTCAGACATTAACAGCAACTCGCTTTTGGGGCTGGATATCGCAACAAATCGAGACATCGTTGGGATTTCTTTGGCCAATTTGATC AGGCTCTACTGGAAGCGTGCTTCAAAAATGAATTATGGGTTGATGTTGACTTCTCCACTAAGACCGTTTCATAAATCTGAAGGCAAGTTCAACAATGACAGGGGTTCGAATGTGCCTTTGTTGCGGCCTCAGGAGTTGAG GCTTGCAATCATGGCTTCCGAGAGATTGCTTATACTTCAGCCGCATAATTGGGCTCTGAGACGTGACTTTGGCATGATGCTGTACTATAACAG AGAATACGAGGAGGCAGTCCAAGAGCTTAGTATCTGCATGGCATTTGCACCGGAGGAAGAGGCTGAAATTTTAGAACGTTTTGTAGAGAAACTAAATCTGATGCAGCTTGAAACGTCTTGGAAGTCGTGGGAACAAAAAGGAGGTTGGCTTACGGTTCCTTGA
- the LOC142542099 gene encoding putative carotenoid cleavage dioxygenase 4, chloroplastic: protein MDFLSSPTFHPKLSTKPKTSISIGTTHNYPRISYVRIEEKPQTATERPQSQLLKKPTPQLSTTYTAPPPPSPKRPADPPSLPATIFNAADNFINTFIDPPLRSAVDPKFVLSDNFAPVHELPPTPCEVVEGSLPLSLDGAYIRNGPNPQFLPRGPYHLFDGDGMLHSIRISGGKATLCSRYVKTYKYKVEREKGFSVIPNVFSGFNGLSASAARGALAVARILAGQFNPTEGTGLANTSLALISGNLYALGESDLPYSVKIDSGGEIHTLGRHDFDRKLFMSMTAHPKIDPQTGETFAFRYGPVPPFLSFFRINCSGEKQPDVPIFSMTSPSLLHDFAITKKYAIFNEIQIGMNPIEMISGGSPVGANPGKVPRLGIIPRYATDESQMQWFEVPGFNTIHAINAWDEVEGNTIVLLAPNILSVEHTLERMDLIHASVEMVRIDLTTGFVSRFPVATRNLDFCVINPAFVGKKNKYVYGAIGDPMPKISGVVKLDVSASDGDRRDCTVASRLFGPGCFGGEPFFVAREPDNPNADEDDGYLVTYLHNENNGESRFLVMDAKSPELDIVAAVRLPGRVPYGFHGLFVRENDLIKLLNR from the exons ATGGATTTTCTAAGTTCTCCAACTTTCCACCCTAAATTATCTACAAAGCCCAAAACATCCATCTCCATCGGTACGACACACAATTATCCTCGCATTTCATACGTCAGGATTGAAGAAAAGCCGCAGACCGCCACCGAAAGGCCACAGTCTCAGCTACTCAAGAAACCAACCCCACAATTATCCACCACCTACACCGCCCCCCCGCCGCCGTCTCCAAAAAGACCAGCAGATCCGCCATCACTCCCGGCCACTATCTTCAATGCAGCAGACAATTTCATCAACACCTTCATCGACCCTCCTCTCCGCTCCGCCGTCGATCCAAAATTCGTACTGTCCGACAACTTTGCTCCGGTGCACGAGCTTCCTCCGACACCATGCGAAGTTGTAGAAGGCTCTCTCCCACTGTCTCTCGACGGTGCGTATATCCGCAACGGCCCAAATCCTCAGTTCCTCCCTCGCGGACCCTACCACCTCTTCGACGGTGATGGGATGCTCCACTCTATCAGAATCTCCGGAGGCAAAGCAACACTATGCAGCCGTTACGTCAAGACGTACAAATACAAAGTAGAACGCGAGAAGGGATTCTCCGTCATCCCTAACGTCTTCTCCGGCTTCAATGGCCTTTCCGCCTCAGCGGCGCGTGGCGCGCTCGCCGTTGCCCGTATACTCGCGGGTCAGTTCAACCCCACCGAAGGCACCGGCTTAGCAAACACAAGCTTGGCTTTAATTAGTGGAAATCTCTACGCCTTAGGTGAGTCCGATCTCCCCTACTCAGTGAAAATAGACTCCGGTGGAGAAATTCACACGCTCGGCCGCCATGATTTTGACCGTAAGCTCTTCATGAGCATGACAGCCCACCCCAAAATCGACCCCCAAACAGGCGAAACCTTCGCTTTCCGGTACGGCCCCGTGCCTCCATTTCTAAGCTTCTTCAGAATCAACTGCAGTGGAGAAAAACAACCCGACGTTCCCATTTTCTCCATGACCAGCCCATCTCTCCTCCACGACTTCGCCATCACAAAAAAATATGCTATATTCAACGAAATACAAATCGGGATGAACCCAATTGAGATGATATCCGGCGGTTCTCCCGTAGGTGCAAATCCAGGAAAAGTTCCGCGACTTGGCATTATCCCCAGATACGCCACCGATGAATCGCAGATGCAGTGGTTTGAGGTCCCAGGGTTTAACACGATTCATGCCATTAACGCATGGGATGAAGTTGAGGGGAACACGATCGTACTGCTGGCGCCGAATATTTTGTCGGTGGAGCATACATTAGAAAGGATGGATCTGATACACGCGTCGGTCGAGATGGTGAGAATTGACCTCACGACGGGGTTCGTGTCGAGATTCCCTGTGGCTACGAGGAATCTGGATTTCTGTGTGATTAATCCTGCTTTTGTGGGCAAGAAGAACAA GTATGTGTATGGGGCAATAGGGGATCCAATGCCTAAAATATCCGGGGTTGTGAAACTTGATGTTTCAGCGTCCGACGGTGACCGCCGTGACTGTACGGTGGCAAGTCGGTTGTTCGGACCAGGTTGCTTCGGTGGAGAACCCTTCTTTGTGGCTCGGGAGCCTGATAATCCGAATGCCGACGAAGATGATGGATACTTGGTGACTTATCTACACAACGAGAATAACGGGGAATCAAGGTTTTTAGTCATGGATGCAAAGTCACCGGAACTTGACATCGTTGCGGCCGTGAGGCTACCGGGCCGGGTTCCTTATGGCTTCCACGGGCTCTTTGTTAGAGAGAATGATCTGATCAAATTATTAAACCGATGA
- the LOC142542101 gene encoding uncharacterized protein LOC142542101 isoform X3, translating into MPSPSNMQSWNCVEAMPIAGKNMNEWLIELDTISREVEAELVSRDIGCDLVEVLDAVNKVLFELRRFKRSPVLVDSKCLYLHTVLSSGCASAILLSVIYIEVCRRLNLTIVGSRVGEDFLIWPPTRNPEELFRTTSGHSLFGIVNGKCVDDPRSKASDINSNSLLGLDIATNRDIVGISLANLIRLYWKRASKMNYGLMLTSPLRPFHKSEGKFNNDRGSNVPLLRPQELRLAIMASERLLILQPHNWALRRDFGMMLYYNREYEEAVQELSICMAFAPEEEAEILERFVEKLNLMQLETSWKSWEQKGGWLTVP; encoded by the exons ATGCCATCACCGTCTAACATGCAATCATGGAACTGTGTGGAAGCTATGCCAATAGCCGGAAAGAATATGAATGAGTGGTTGATTGAGCTAGACACGATATCAAGGGAAGTCGAAGCCGAGCTTGTGTCGAGAGATATAGGATGCGATTTAGTAGAAGTTTTGGATGCTGTGAACAAAGTTCTTTTCGAATTGAGACGTTTCAAAAGGTCGCCTGTACTAGTAGATTCAAAGTGTTTGTACTTGCACACTGTATTAAGCTCTGGATGCGCCAGTG caatTTTGCTAAGTGTGATTTATATCGAAGTTTGCCGACGACTTAATCTGACCATTGTGGGATCTCGTGTTGGGGAAGATTTTTTGATATGGCCCCCAACCAGGAACCCTGAG GAATTATTCAGGACAACCTCTGGACATAGCTTGTTCGGGATTGTTAATGGAAAGTGTGTTGACGACCCTCGATCTAAGGCCTCAGACATTAACAGCAACTCGCTTTTGGGGCTGGATATCGCAACAAATCGAGACATCGTTGGGATTTCTTTGGCCAATTTGATC AGGCTCTACTGGAAGCGTGCTTCAAAAATGAATTATGGGTTGATGTTGACTTCTCCACTAAGACCGTTTCATAAATCTGAAGGCAAGTTCAACAATGACAGGGGTTCGAATGTGCCTTTGTTGCGGCCTCAGGAGTTGAG GCTTGCAATCATGGCTTCCGAGAGATTGCTTATACTTCAGCCGCATAATTGGGCTCTGAGACGTGACTTTGGCATGATGCTGTACTATAACAG AGAATACGAGGAGGCAGTCCAAGAGCTTAGTATCTGCATGGCATTTGCACCGGAGGAAGAGGCTGAAATTTTAGAACGTTTTGTAGAGAAACTAAATCTGATGCAGCTTGAAACGTCTTGGAAGTCGTGGGAACAAAAAGGAGGTTGGCTTACGGTTCCTTGA
- the LOC142542101 gene encoding uncharacterized protein LOC142542101 isoform X2 gives MMCVSLPGFGNQHMMITGGIDLSSVAMPPLGTFGRYDFDCIHGCWSACGKGKLNYMTAKTARNAAVKKMNRSLSPLASCTVAVAAVSCNSSRANLYKELLEAARVKFTREICFQSKDKDISLAKALLYVAVEDEALLAFNREIDAHSVRNERREMPSPSNMQSWNCVEAMPIAGKNMNEWLIELDTISREVEAELVSRDIGCDLVEVLDAVNKVLFELRRFKRSPVLVDSKCLYLHTVLSSGCASAILLSVIYIEVCRRLNLTIVGSRVGEDFLIWPPTRNPEELFRTTSGHSLFGIVNGKCVDDPRSKASDINSNSLLGLDIATNRDIVGISLANLIRLYWKRASKMNYGLMLTSPLRPFHKSEGKFNNDRGSNVPLLRPQELRLRCIYGKIGLRMTKL, from the exons ATGATGTGTGTTTCTTTACCTGGGTTTGGTAACCAGCACATGATGATTACTGGAGGGATCGACTTATCTTCTGTCGCTATGCCGCCTTTGGGAACTTTTGGCAG gtatgattttgattgtattcaTGGATGTTGGAGTGCCTGTGGCAAAGGGAAATTGAACTATATGACTGCTAAAACAGCTAGAAATGCTGCAGTTAAAAAGATGAATCGGAGCCTTTCACCTCTGGCTTCTTGTACTGTGGCCGTAGCAGCCGTGTCGTGTAATTCGTCGAGGGCCAATTTGTACAAGGAG CTTCTTGAGGCTGCGAGAGTGAAATTTACTCGGGAGATATGTTTTCAGTCCAAGGACAAAGATATCTCACTTGCAAAG GCTTTGCTTTATGTGGCTGTTGAAGATGAGGCATTGTTGGCTTTTAACCGTGAAATCGACGCCCATTCAGTCCGTAATGAACGAAGAGAGATGCCATCACCGTCTAACATGCAATCATGGAACTGTGTGGAAGCTATGCCAATAGCCGGAAAGAATATGAATGAGTGGTTGATTGAGCTAGACACGATATCAAGGGAAGTCGAAGCCGAGCTTGTGTCGAGAGATATAGGATGCGATTTAGTAGAAGTTTTGGATGCTGTGAACAAAGTTCTTTTCGAATTGAGACGTTTCAAAAGGTCGCCTGTACTAGTAGATTCAAAGTGTTTGTACTTGCACACTGTATTAAGCTCTGGATGCGCCAGTG caatTTTGCTAAGTGTGATTTATATCGAAGTTTGCCGACGACTTAATCTGACCATTGTGGGATCTCGTGTTGGGGAAGATTTTTTGATATGGCCCCCAACCAGGAACCCTGAG GAATTATTCAGGACAACCTCTGGACATAGCTTGTTCGGGATTGTTAATGGAAAGTGTGTTGACGACCCTCGATCTAAGGCCTCAGACATTAACAGCAACTCGCTTTTGGGGCTGGATATCGCAACAAATCGAGACATCGTTGGGATTTCTTTGGCCAATTTGATC AGGCTCTACTGGAAGCGTGCTTCAAAAATGAATTATGGGTTGATGTTGACTTCTCCACTAAGACCGTTTCATAAATCTGAAGGCAAGTTCAACAATGACAGGGGTTCGAATGTGCCTTTGTTGCGGCCTCAGGAGTTGAG GTTGAGATGCATATATGGCAAGATTGGCCTGAGAATGACGAAATTGTGA
- the LOC142542100 gene encoding protein root UVB sensitive 1, chloroplastic-like — protein MNCSPAGNHHLFFRPQPLPSPYPATAAATIALYDSLLGHHGLAKHFLLHVETLKHNNFTPLVNGRHSIPHLHHHANIRDHGGGAGVGGGGAGVGGGGAGGGGGGRGDDWSDNFFHFNQKSLFLLSSQFKFTKEDDPMCLILPKMISFVLISLSASASYFILSSSAARAKTDDLSGNGDDIVCEIRGGRRVELVPDYAKDEFIVPRKWWHWCGEKSKSSMTPADIWMKCRDLVATLMLPEGFPESVTSDYLEYSLWRGVQGIAAQVSGVLATQALLFAVGLGKGAIPTAAAVNWVLKDGIGYVSKIFLSKYGRHFDVNPKGWRLFADLLENAAFGLEILTPAFPHLFVPIGAAAGAGRSAAALIQASTRSCFYAGFAAQRNFAEVIAKGEAQGMVSKSIGILLGIALANCVQSSTSLSLASFGVITWIHMFCNLKSYQSIQLRTLNPYRASLVFSQYLLSGLVPSVKEVNDEEPLFPAFPLLNMKPASEEQDEVLSTDANDAAFHIDRRLQLGSKLSDVVKSKEDAIALINLYKDEGYILTELEGRYRVVLKESSSAQDMLRSMFQVSYLYWLERNAGIKPNTTIHDCRLGGRLQISLEYVQNEFNHVKNDSEVAGWIVDGLIARPLTNRIRIGSEPASLPAKR, from the exons ATGAATTGCTCCCCCGCCGGTAACCACCATTTGTTCTTTCGTCCTCAACCTCTTCCGTCGCCCTACCCCGCCACCGCCGCCGCAACCATCGCTCTATATGATTCCCTTCTTGGTCATCACGGCTTGGCGAAACATTTTCTTCTCCATGTCGAAACCCTTAAGCACAATAACTTTACTCCGTTGGTGAATGGGCGGCACTCCATCCCACATCTTCACCATCATGCCAATATCAGAGATCATGGAGGTGGTGCTGGCGTTGGTGGCGGCGGTGCTGGCGTTGGTGGCGGCGGTgccggaggtggaggtggaggtcgAGGGGATGATTGGAGTGACAATTTCTTTCACTTCAACCAGAAGTCGTTATTTCTCTTGTCTTCTCAGTTCAAATTCACAAAAGAAGACGACCCAATGTGCTTAATTTTACCCAAAATGATTTCTTTTGTCCTAATTTCATTGTCCGCTTCAGCAAGCTACTTCATCCTTTCATCCTCTGCAGCACGTGCAAAGACAGATGATCTTTCGGGAAATGGTGATGATATTGTTTGTGAAATTAGGGGTGGAAGGAGAGTTGAGCTGGTACCTGATTATGCCAAGGACGAGTTCATTGTACCTAGAAAATGGTGGCATTGGTGTGGCGAAAAATCGAAATCATCGATGACACCCGCGGATATTTGGATGAAATGTAGGGACCTGGTTGCGACTTTGATGCTTCCAGAGGGGTTTCCGGAGAGTGTTACAAGTGACTATCTTGAATATTCTCTCTGGAGAGGAGTTCAGGGTATTGCAGCTCAAGTTAGCGGTGTGCTTGCTACTCAG GCCTTGCTTTTTGCAGTTGGATTAGGTAAAGGGGCGATTCCAACTGCGGCAGCTGTGAATTGGGTCCTGAAGGATGGAATTGGGTATGTTAGTAAAATTTTCTTGTCAAAATACGGGAGGCATTTTGATGTCAATCCGAAGGGTTGGAGGTTATTTGCCGATCTTTTAGAAAATGCTGCCTTTGGATTGGAAATCTTGACCCCCGCATTTCCTCATCTTTTTGTTCCAATTGGTGCGGCTGCGGGAGCTGGTAGGTCCGCCGCTGCATTAATCCAA GCATCCACGAGGAGTTGTTTCTATGCTGGATTTGCTGCTCAGAGGAACTTTGCAGAG GTGATTGCTAAAGGTGAAGCTCAAGGAATGGTGAGCAAATCTATAGGAATTCTGCTTGGCATAGCATTAGCTAACTGTGTTCAATCTTCGACTTCTCTCTCCCTTGCTTCCTTCGGTGTCATAACTTGGATCCACATGTTCTGCAATCTGAAATCATATCAATCCATACAGCTCAGGACTTTAAATCCATACCGTGCAA GCTTAGTCTTCAGCCAGTATCTGCTAAGTGGTCTCGTCCCTTCTGTTAAAGAGGTCAATGATGAGGAGCCACTCTTTCCGGCTTTTCCGCTCTTGAACATGAAGCCTGCATCTGAA GAGCAAGATGAAGTATTGTCTACAGATGCAAACGATGCTGCTTTCCATATTGATCGGAGATTGCAGCTTGGTTCCAAACTCTCTGATGTCGTAAAAAGTAAAGAAGATGCTATCGCCCTAATCAATTTGTACAAGGATGAGGGTTATATTCTGACAGAACTCGAAGGAAGATACCGT GTGGTTCTCAAAGAAAGCTCATCCGCACAAGACATGCTAAGATCAATGTTTCAGGTCAGCTATCTGTATTGGCTGGAGCGAAACGCTGGAATCAAACCGAACACAACGATTCACGACTGCAGGCTTGGGGGACGGCTTCAAATATCATTGGAATATGTACAAAATGAATTCAACCATGTCAAGAATGACAGTGAGGTCGCCGGTTGGATTGTCGATGGTCTCATTGCTAGGCCATTGACCAACCGGATTCGTATTGGCAGCGAACCTGCATCTCTACCCGCTAAAAGATGA